A genome region from Streptomyces sp. NBC_01296 includes the following:
- a CDS encoding acetoacetate--CoA ligase codes for MTSATPPEPLWSPGPDRIAAARITAFQAWAAERFGAPVDGGYPALHSWSVDELDTFWQAVAEWFEVRFTTPYESVLADRSMPGARWFTGAELNYAEHALRAAEDPARADEAALLHVDETHDVTPVTWAELRRQVGALAAELRALGVRPGDRVSGYLPNIPEAVTALLATAAVGGVWTSCAPDFGARSVLDRFQQVEPVVLFTVDGYRYGGKEHDRRDAVAELRAELPSLRAVVHIPLLGTAAPEGALAWSDLTSATVEPVFEAVPFDHPLWVLYSSGTTGLPKAIVQSQGGILLEHLKQLGLHCDLGPEDRFFWYTSTGWMMWNFLVSGLLTGTTVVLYDGSPGYPDTGAQWRIAERTKATLYGTSAAYVMACRKADVHPARDFDLSAVKCVATTGSPLPPDGFRWLHDEVAEDLWIASVSGGTDVCSCFAGAVPTLPVHIGELQAACLGTDLQSWDPSGKPLTGEVGELVVTNPMPSMPIHFWNDPDGSRYRDSYFEMFPGVWRHGDWITITDHGSVIIHGRSDSTLNRQGVRMGSADIYEAVERLPEIKESLVIGLEEPNGGYWMPLFVHLAPGATLDDDLRGRIKATIREELSPRHVPDEVIEVPGIPHTLTGKRIEVPVKRLLQGTPMAKAVNPGSVDRLDLLPFYEELGRTRTRD; via the coding sequence CGCATCACCGCGTTCCAGGCCTGGGCCGCGGAGCGGTTCGGAGCCCCCGTGGACGGCGGCTACCCCGCGCTGCACAGCTGGTCCGTCGACGAGCTCGACACCTTCTGGCAGGCCGTCGCCGAGTGGTTCGAGGTCCGGTTCACCACCCCGTACGAATCCGTCCTCGCGGACCGCTCCATGCCGGGCGCGCGCTGGTTCACCGGTGCCGAGCTCAACTACGCCGAGCACGCCCTGCGCGCCGCCGAGGACCCGGCGCGCGCGGACGAGGCCGCGCTCCTCCATGTGGACGAGACCCACGACGTCACCCCCGTGACCTGGGCCGAGCTCCGCCGCCAAGTCGGCGCACTCGCCGCCGAGCTGCGCGCCCTCGGCGTACGCCCCGGCGACCGGGTGAGCGGCTACCTCCCCAACATCCCCGAGGCCGTCACCGCGCTCCTGGCCACCGCCGCCGTCGGCGGCGTGTGGACCTCCTGCGCCCCCGACTTCGGCGCCCGCAGCGTCCTCGACCGCTTCCAGCAGGTCGAGCCCGTGGTCCTGTTCACCGTCGACGGCTACCGCTACGGCGGCAAGGAGCACGACCGCCGCGACGCCGTCGCCGAACTGCGCGCCGAGCTCCCCTCGCTGCGCGCGGTCGTCCACATCCCGCTGCTCGGCACGGCCGCCCCCGAAGGCGCCCTCGCCTGGTCGGACCTGACCTCCGCCACCGTCGAGCCGGTCTTCGAGGCCGTCCCGTTCGACCACCCGCTCTGGGTGCTGTACTCCTCCGGCACGACCGGCCTGCCCAAGGCCATCGTGCAGTCCCAGGGCGGCATCCTCCTGGAGCACCTCAAGCAGCTCGGCCTGCACTGCGACCTCGGCCCCGAGGACCGGTTCTTCTGGTACACCTCGACCGGCTGGATGATGTGGAACTTCCTCGTCTCCGGCCTGCTGACCGGTACGACGGTCGTCCTGTACGACGGCAGCCCGGGCTACCCCGACACCGGGGCCCAGTGGCGGATCGCGGAGCGGACCAAGGCCACCCTGTACGGGACCTCCGCCGCGTACGTCATGGCCTGCCGCAAGGCGGACGTGCACCCCGCGCGCGACTTCGACCTCTCCGCCGTGAAGTGCGTGGCGACCACCGGCTCGCCGCTGCCGCCCGACGGCTTCCGCTGGCTCCACGACGAGGTTGCGGAAGACCTCTGGATCGCCTCCGTCAGCGGCGGCACCGACGTCTGCAGCTGCTTCGCCGGCGCCGTCCCCACCCTCCCCGTCCACATCGGCGAGCTGCAGGCCGCCTGCCTGGGCACCGACCTGCAGTCCTGGGACCCGTCCGGCAAGCCGCTGACCGGGGAGGTCGGCGAGCTGGTCGTCACCAACCCCATGCCCTCCATGCCGATCCACTTCTGGAACGACCCGGACGGCAGCCGCTACCGCGACAGCTACTTCGAGATGTTCCCGGGCGTCTGGCGCCACGGGGACTGGATCACGATCACCGACCACGGCTCGGTGATCATCCACGGCCGCTCCGACTCCACCCTCAACCGGCAGGGCGTCCGGATGGGCTCCGCCGACATCTATGAGGCCGTCGAACGGCTCCCCGAGATCAAGGAGTCCCTCGTGATCGGCCTGGAGGAGCCGAACGGGGGCTACTGGATGCCGCTGTTCGTCCACCTCGCACCCGGCGCCACCCTCGACGACGACCTCCGCGGCCGCATCAAGGCGACGATCCGCGAGGAGCTCTCCCCGCGCCACGTCCCCGACGAGGTCATCGAGGTCCCGGGCATCCCGCACACCCTCACCGGCAAGCGCATCGAGGTCCCGGTCAAGCGCCTCCTCCAGGGCACCCCCATGGCGAAGGCGGTCAACCCGGGCTCGGTCGACCGGCTGGACCTCCTGCCCTTCTACGAGGAGCTGGGCCGCACCCGTACCCGCGACTGA